One region of Metallosphaera sedula DSM 5348 genomic DNA includes:
- a CDS encoding DUF3501 family protein, with product MERVRRSAQLKKGRRIELGDRMSILFENKDTVLQQIQEMVYLDKLSKPEDIKREIDIYSSLLPCNGKIKASLYIYAENEDDLRKVFKTLPKIYDSIFMKVGNKLIKGEPEAGREQGEEFSTVQFLTFDLENSRDTNMEVLVIHENYRVNAKVDEALAKKLIEEAYSEC from the coding sequence ATGGAGAGGGTTAGGAGATCAGCTCAGCTGAAGAAGGGTAGAAGGATAGAGCTTGGAGACAGGATGTCAATTCTCTTTGAGAACAAGGATACTGTACTTCAGCAGATCCAGGAGATGGTATACCTTGACAAGTTGAGCAAGCCTGAGGATATAAAGAGGGAAATAGATATTTACAGTTCGCTCTTACCCTGCAATGGCAAGATCAAGGCAAGCCTATACATATACGCGGAGAACGAGGATGACCTGAGGAAGGTATTCAAGACCCTTCCAAAAATCTACGACAGCATCTTCATGAAAGTGGGCAACAAACTGATCAAGGGCGAACCAGAGGCAGGAAGGGAACAGGGAGAGGAATTCAGCACGGTCCAGTTCCTAACATTTGACCTTGAGAACTCAAGGGACACCAACATGGAAGTCCTCGTAATACATGAAAACTACAGGGTGAACGCGAAGGTAGATGAGGCACTAGCCAAAAAGCTCATAGAGGAAGCCTACTCTGAGTGCTAA
- a CDS encoding heterodisulfide reductase-related iron-sulfur binding cluster, whose protein sequence is MYTLNKDNPAFFDSSKLQSEFVRQATICHGCRLCFNYCPAFPKMFQYTDKKGPSKLTLEDLFDVASDCFHCNMCYVNCPYTPPHEFNMDFPHLMAWAWLYYKSKTGLTLRDRLFEMLDTATLVRPIAKKFLEGGKQFMGISPDAPSLRLADRSFLKTVKPKKIEKPVAKVVLFHTCLVENFYPEIGEDVVEVLNALNIEVVTDNFACCGAPMLDVGDATQLKKNAEKNFKMLKEYMDKGYDVVSPIPTCTLMLTKEYKYILDREPIKVYDVMEYLMKLRKDGKISWNGEIPKNVFYHTPCHLKYLKVGLPGVQAMRTLKLNVEMSNMGCSGIDGGWGLRNYSKAKVVGAKMMDAFANSKADIFATECPLAGLQIEKASGRKAVHPISLLKEVIKNNPSK, encoded by the coding sequence TTGTACACCCTAAACAAAGATAATCCCGCTTTTTTTGACTCTTCAAAGTTACAATCTGAATTTGTCAGGCAAGCTACTATATGTCACGGTTGTAGGTTATGCTTCAATTACTGCCCTGCCTTCCCGAAGATGTTCCAGTACACGGATAAGAAGGGTCCTTCCAAGCTAACCTTGGAGGACTTATTCGACGTAGCTTCTGATTGTTTCCACTGCAACATGTGTTACGTGAACTGTCCCTACACCCCGCCCCATGAGTTTAACATGGACTTTCCCCACCTAATGGCGTGGGCCTGGCTCTATTACAAGAGCAAGACAGGGCTGACCCTAAGGGATAGGCTATTTGAGATGCTGGATACTGCCACGCTTGTTAGGCCAATTGCCAAGAAATTCTTGGAGGGTGGAAAGCAGTTCATGGGGATTAGTCCTGACGCGCCTTCCCTGAGGCTAGCTGACAGAAGTTTCCTGAAAACGGTAAAGCCCAAGAAGATTGAGAAACCCGTTGCGAAGGTCGTTCTTTTCCACACCTGCCTAGTGGAGAACTTCTATCCCGAGATAGGTGAGGATGTGGTCGAGGTTCTAAATGCACTCAACATTGAGGTAGTCACTGATAACTTTGCTTGCTGTGGTGCTCCCATGTTGGATGTGGGGGATGCAACTCAACTTAAGAAAAACGCTGAGAAGAACTTCAAGATGCTGAAGGAATACATGGACAAGGGCTATGACGTTGTCTCCCCAATACCCACGTGTACGCTCATGTTAACCAAGGAGTACAAGTACATCCTGGACAGGGAGCCAATCAAGGTATATGACGTCATGGAATATCTCATGAAGTTGAGGAAGGATGGCAAGATCAGCTGGAATGGAGAGATTCCCAAGAACGTGTTCTACCATACCCCTTGTCACCTAAAATACCTGAAGGTTGGGCTTCCCGGAGTTCAGGCTATGAGAACCCTGAAGCTCAACGTGGAGATGTCCAACATGGGATGCTCGGGCATAGACGGAGGCTGGGGATTGAGAAATTACAGCAAGGCCAAGGTTGTAGGGGCAAAGATGATGGACGCCTTCGCTAACAGTAAGGCGGATATATTCGCCACGGAGTGCCCGCTCGCTGGTCTTCAGATAGAAAAGGCTTCGGGAAGGAAGGCTGTCCATCCCATCTCACTACTCAAGGAGGTGATCAAAAATAATCCAAGTAAATGA
- a CDS encoding rubrerythrin family protein: MKSLKGTKTEENFKHGFMGESMANRRYLYFAKRADEEGYPELAQLLRSIAEGETAHAFGHLDFIRQGGSVDPATDKPIGTIEQMLESAIAGETYEWTQMYPGFAKTAREEGFDEAAEWFETLARAEKSHAEKFTNALKMLKGS, translated from the coding sequence ATGAAGAGCCTAAAGGGAACTAAAACAGAGGAAAACTTTAAACATGGTTTCATGGGCGAATCCATGGCAAACAGAAGGTACCTATACTTCGCTAAGAGAGCAGACGAGGAGGGATACCCCGAGCTAGCTCAACTCTTAAGGAGCATCGCTGAAGGTGAGACAGCACACGCTTTCGGACACCTAGATTTCATAAGACAGGGAGGATCAGTGGACCCGGCCACTGACAAACCCATAGGCACAATAGAGCAGATGCTGGAGTCTGCCATAGCGGGAGAGACCTACGAGTGGACCCAAATGTATCCAGGCTTCGCCAAGACAGCTAGGGAAGAGGGATTTGACGAGGCTGCAGAGTGGTTTGAAACCCTAGCCAGGGCTGAGAAGAGCCACGCTGAAAAGTTCACAAACGCTCTCAAGATGTTGAAAGGGAGCTAA
- the cutA gene encoding glyceraldehyde dehydrogenase subunit alpha — MSYAGKAVKRLYDDKFVTGRSTYVDDIKVNSLYATFVRSNVAHGVIKRIHRDDALKMRGVVAVFTGEELNQIIKGGIGPWTTYIDPRPWKIPLWRFAQGETKYNGEPIAMVIAQDKYTARDAAEAVNVDIEPLDAVVDMEKAKEDKILVHKELGTNFGYVGDFNAGDAEKALSSADKRVEVEIANNRLIPSPMEPRGIVSQYDGANLTIWYSTQIPHFARSEFSRIFNIPESRIRVIMPDVGGGFGSKAHILPEELAVIAASIRLGRTVRWTATRTEEMIATNSRHNVFRGEIGFKNDGTLVAIKGTLDVELGAYLTYTEGLQPTIIPPMIPGPYRVRDLAIRSRAIYTNTIPITMYRGASRPEATFIIERIMSTVADELKMDDVEVRMRNLVREDQMPYTNPFGLKYDTGDYPTLLKEGVKVLEYHKLKEWAENERKRGKKVGVGLAYYLEICGFGPYEYSETRVNEDGSVIVAIGGTPHGQGTETAIAQLVADELQIPIERIKVTWGDSEAIPAGTGTYGSRTLAIAGSAAITSSRQALEKMKRVAARSMKADVEEIEYRNGEFVHKKEGKKMSWDAVAREAYSGKEPGISASVMLEGDVTFPYGVHVAVVEVDDYGIARVKEYRAYDDIGRVINPALAEGQVHGGGTQAVGQALYELAIINENGQLAVTYADYFVPTAVEAPKFKSYFAEKYHPSNYLTKSKGVGEASLIVGPAAIVRAIENATGKRFNKTPVTPEDILS; from the coding sequence ATGAGTTACGCAGGTAAGGCCGTAAAAAGACTATATGACGATAAGTTTGTAACTGGTAGAAGCACCTACGTTGATGATATCAAGGTAAATTCGTTATATGCCACCTTCGTGAGGAGCAATGTTGCTCACGGAGTCATAAAGAGGATACATAGGGACGACGCCCTGAAGATGAGGGGTGTTGTTGCAGTATTCACCGGGGAGGAGCTTAATCAGATCATTAAGGGAGGAATAGGTCCATGGACCACTTACATCGATCCAAGGCCATGGAAGATACCCCTGTGGAGGTTCGCCCAGGGTGAGACCAAGTATAACGGTGAACCCATTGCCATGGTAATTGCCCAGGACAAGTACACTGCCAGGGACGCTGCCGAGGCAGTTAACGTGGATATAGAACCCCTTGATGCCGTAGTTGACATGGAGAAGGCAAAGGAGGATAAGATCCTTGTGCATAAGGAACTCGGAACCAACTTCGGATACGTTGGAGACTTCAATGCAGGGGACGCTGAAAAGGCACTCTCAAGTGCGGATAAGAGGGTTGAGGTGGAGATAGCTAATAATCGTCTTATTCCATCCCCCATGGAGCCTAGGGGAATTGTGTCCCAGTATGATGGGGCAAATCTCACCATCTGGTACTCAACACAAATACCCCATTTCGCTAGGTCAGAATTCAGCAGGATCTTCAACATACCCGAAAGCCGGATCAGGGTAATAATGCCCGATGTGGGAGGAGGTTTCGGAAGTAAGGCTCACATACTACCGGAGGAGCTCGCGGTAATCGCTGCGTCCATAAGGCTAGGGAGGACAGTTAGGTGGACAGCGACAAGGACGGAGGAGATGATTGCCACCAACTCGAGGCATAACGTGTTCAGAGGAGAAATAGGCTTCAAGAATGACGGTACCCTCGTGGCAATTAAGGGCACTCTTGACGTTGAACTTGGAGCTTACCTAACCTATACAGAGGGTCTACAGCCAACCATTATCCCGCCAATGATTCCAGGTCCCTACAGGGTTAGGGATTTGGCCATAAGAAGCAGGGCAATATACACCAATACCATACCTATCACCATGTACAGAGGAGCCAGTAGACCCGAGGCAACCTTCATCATTGAGAGAATAATGAGTACGGTGGCTGATGAACTCAAGATGGACGACGTTGAGGTGAGGATGAGGAACCTCGTGAGGGAGGACCAAATGCCCTACACTAACCCATTCGGCCTTAAGTATGATACAGGTGATTACCCAACCCTGCTCAAGGAAGGCGTGAAAGTTCTCGAGTACCACAAGCTGAAGGAATGGGCAGAGAATGAAAGAAAGAGGGGTAAGAAGGTTGGCGTTGGCTTAGCCTACTACCTTGAGATATGTGGTTTCGGACCATACGAGTATTCAGAGACTAGGGTGAACGAAGACGGTAGCGTTATAGTGGCCATTGGAGGTACGCCACACGGGCAAGGTACGGAGACGGCAATAGCTCAGCTGGTAGCTGATGAGCTCCAGATACCCATAGAGAGGATTAAGGTTACTTGGGGAGACAGCGAGGCTATTCCAGCCGGTACAGGCACTTACGGGTCTAGAACTTTGGCCATAGCTGGAAGCGCTGCAATTACCTCAAGCAGGCAAGCCCTCGAGAAGATGAAACGCGTGGCAGCCAGGTCCATGAAGGCTGACGTAGAGGAAATAGAGTATAGAAATGGAGAGTTCGTGCACAAGAAGGAGGGCAAGAAGATGAGCTGGGATGCTGTGGCGAGGGAGGCGTACTCGGGGAAAGAACCTGGAATTTCAGCAAGCGTTATGCTCGAGGGAGATGTGACATTCCCATATGGAGTGCATGTGGCGGTAGTTGAGGTTGACGATTACGGTATTGCAAGGGTGAAGGAATATAGGGCCTATGACGATATTGGTAGGGTCATAAACCCTGCATTGGCTGAGGGTCAGGTACATGGAGGAGGAACGCAGGCTGTGGGTCAGGCGCTCTATGAACTGGCTATCATCAACGAGAATGGTCAATTAGCGGTGACCTATGCGGACTATTTCGTCCCAACAGCTGTGGAAGCACCTAAGTTCAAGAGCTACTTCGCAGAGAAATATCATCCTTCAAACTATCTTACCAAGAGCAAGGGAGTTGGTGAGGCATCCCTCATTGTGGGACCAGCTGCCATAGTAAGGGCCATAGAGAACGCAACAGGAAAGAGATTTAACAAGACGCCGGTCACTCCTGAGGATATCCTTAGTTAA
- the cutC gene encoding glyceraldehyde dehydrogenase subunit gamma encodes MKVEPDQRVKIRVKVNGVYYEDEVEPRKLLVDFLRENLNLTGTKIGCDTSTCGACTVLVNGKSVKSCTMLAVQANGKEITTIEGLSSDSKLSPVQQAFKDNFALQCGFCTAGMIVQAHYILSEKKELTEEEVRDMIHGNICRCTGYQNIVNAILDASRRMRA; translated from the coding sequence GTGAAGGTTGAACCGGACCAAAGGGTTAAAATAAGGGTAAAGGTAAACGGCGTATATTACGAGGACGAGGTTGAGCCTAGGAAATTGCTCGTGGATTTCCTAAGGGAAAACCTCAACCTCACGGGAACCAAGATAGGTTGTGACACCTCAACCTGTGGAGCCTGCACTGTCCTGGTGAACGGGAAATCAGTTAAGTCCTGCACAATGCTTGCCGTTCAAGCCAACGGCAAGGAGATTACCACGATCGAAGGACTGTCAAGTGATTCGAAACTGAGCCCAGTGCAACAGGCGTTTAAGGACAACTTTGCTCTTCAGTGCGGTTTCTGTACCGCAGGGATGATAGTTCAGGCCCATTACATCCTTTCGGAAAAGAAGGAACTCACAGAAGAGGAGGTAAGGGACATGATACACGGTAACATCTGCAGATGCACCGGGTATCAGAACATAGTGAACGCAATATTAGACGCCTCTAGGAGGATGAGAGCATGA
- the cutB gene encoding glyceraldehyde dehydrogenase subunit beta: MYPAQVGYYKPDSVNEALDFLEGNEAKVLAGGQSLIPMLKLRILKPRYLVDIGDLGELSFIREGETTSIGATTRHRELASRKIPGLEIIQETASKVGDIQVRNMGTVGGSLSNADPSADYPALFTALDATMVIRSRRGTREVKAGEFFKGAFTTALEPSEVLEQVKVKAFKGYRQTYKKLVRRAGDYALVGLALLLKMEAGEVKDVRIAFTGVRDRPHRPLEAENALKGTKLSDSDISKATELAVAGVNPPSDSRGSSSYRREVMKRLLRNTLEEMRREG; encoded by the coding sequence ATGTATCCTGCACAAGTTGGGTATTACAAACCAGATTCTGTGAATGAGGCCCTGGATTTTCTCGAAGGCAATGAGGCGAAAGTTCTAGCGGGTGGACAAAGCCTCATACCCATGCTGAAACTGAGGATCCTGAAGCCCAGGTACCTCGTGGACATTGGAGACCTTGGTGAGCTGTCCTTTATACGTGAGGGAGAGACCACATCCATTGGTGCCACCACACGACACAGGGAGCTAGCATCTAGGAAAATACCGGGACTTGAGATTATTCAGGAGACTGCGTCTAAGGTTGGGGATATCCAAGTTAGGAACATGGGGACTGTGGGAGGAAGTCTAAGCAACGCAGACCCTTCCGCTGACTACCCTGCACTTTTCACGGCGCTGGACGCCACCATGGTCATCAGGTCAAGGAGGGGGACGAGGGAAGTAAAGGCTGGAGAGTTCTTCAAGGGGGCATTCACCACTGCCCTGGAACCTTCAGAGGTTCTGGAGCAGGTCAAGGTTAAGGCCTTTAAGGGGTACAGGCAGACCTACAAGAAACTGGTCAGAAGAGCAGGGGATTATGCCCTAGTAGGACTGGCTCTCCTCCTCAAGATGGAGGCAGGTGAGGTAAAGGACGTTAGAATTGCATTTACGGGGGTAAGGGATAGGCCCCACAGACCACTTGAGGCGGAGAACGCCCTGAAGGGAACAAAGCTCAGTGATAGTGACATCTCGAAGGCCACAGAGCTTGCTGTGGCCGGGGTAAATCCCCCGTCTGATTCAAGGGGGTCCTCATCCTATAGAAGGGAGGTCATGAAGAGGTTATTAAGAAACACATTGGAGGAGATGAGACGTGAAGGTTGA
- a CDS encoding M1 family aminopeptidase: protein MSYVPAREMEQVRIGKGYVLKEHEKHYPENYPCTINSATYFLKVDGNKLEGKANLSMECRKGQMILNGRHFTVKEFSVNGRATYYYDGNTFRFDVDSGPNSLTMSYSASLMGSVQRLEEMSEVSTTGETENPIYWIPSLAEPTMKTKTELYVQVKKPLMAVSNGELREVRDLGDWVEYHWVMDFPHSFYLTSLAVGEFSTFKEQVDGVVLEYYLPKGFEDYLWNLESTRRAMKFFSSYTGVAYPFKRYAQVVLFGMNGGMEYITSTHLTWRVLHDRRADAEYSADSLIAHELAHQWFGDLVTTKDWPNIWLNEGFATYFQALFTEADKGREEFLYDMYTKLKTYLEETEEYTRPIVSRYYKWPDELFDRHTYQKGALVLHALRNALGDEIFREGIRTYLEQHAGKSVDTEDFRKSMERVSGQDLSQFFDLYVYSAGHPELTVSIQYNETPVVVLEQGEPSYPLELELKIVSNSTAEIRKVKMTSARVEIPLPSLRYVCVDPEFKVFAVVNDNQPEEMLVSETEDPSIMCRIRSAKGLSKYTDEKAIKALGRLLDDSFWGVAYEAAVSLGKIKTQEALNELSSHRLSNPKARRGIAKALSEFKYDERAAELAISMLRTEENYYVKAELIRSLGKIGIQKYQEEVKRYYAEDSHLDVVRSAVLEALAQFGSQENYDFILEKAFKGESFPVRESATRWLGKFGDRAVDPLSVLVRDRLPRVRSSAVEALVETSSLKALPILQSVIRNEDEDGRIRALALRKTYSLGKIQAK, encoded by the coding sequence ATGAGCTACGTTCCAGCCAGGGAAATGGAGCAGGTGAGAATTGGGAAAGGATATGTTCTAAAGGAGCACGAAAAGCATTACCCGGAAAATTACCCTTGTACTATTAACTCTGCCACCTATTTCCTCAAGGTAGATGGGAATAAGCTAGAGGGTAAGGCGAACCTGTCCATGGAATGCAGGAAGGGACAGATGATTCTGAACGGAAGGCATTTTACCGTGAAGGAGTTCTCAGTCAACGGAAGGGCAACGTATTACTATGATGGTAACACGTTCAGGTTTGATGTAGACTCTGGTCCCAACTCGTTGACCATGTCTTATTCCGCCTCCTTAATGGGTTCGGTTCAGAGACTCGAAGAAATGAGCGAAGTCTCCACTACCGGTGAGACCGAGAACCCCATCTACTGGATACCCTCCCTCGCGGAACCTACGATGAAGACCAAGACCGAGTTATACGTTCAGGTAAAGAAACCACTCATGGCTGTATCCAATGGGGAGTTAAGGGAAGTTAGAGACTTGGGAGATTGGGTTGAGTACCATTGGGTAATGGACTTTCCACATTCGTTTTATCTAACTAGCCTTGCTGTGGGAGAGTTCTCGACGTTTAAGGAACAAGTGGACGGCGTCGTCCTGGAGTATTATCTACCCAAGGGTTTTGAGGATTACCTCTGGAACCTGGAGAGCACAAGGAGGGCCATGAAATTCTTCTCTAGTTATACAGGGGTTGCCTACCCATTTAAGAGATACGCCCAGGTTGTGCTCTTTGGAATGAACGGAGGAATGGAGTATATAACCAGTACCCATTTAACTTGGAGGGTGTTGCACGATAGGAGGGCAGACGCAGAGTATAGTGCGGATTCCCTAATCGCTCACGAATTGGCCCATCAATGGTTTGGGGATCTCGTCACCACCAAGGATTGGCCAAATATCTGGTTAAATGAGGGTTTCGCAACATATTTTCAGGCCCTATTCACCGAGGCCGATAAGGGAAGAGAGGAGTTTCTCTATGACATGTACACGAAATTGAAAACCTACCTTGAGGAGACCGAGGAGTACACGAGGCCCATTGTGAGTAGATACTATAAGTGGCCTGATGAACTCTTTGACAGGCATACGTACCAGAAAGGAGCTCTAGTTCTTCATGCGTTAAGAAACGCACTGGGAGACGAGATCTTCAGGGAAGGTATCAGGACTTACCTGGAACAGCATGCAGGTAAATCCGTGGATACGGAGGACTTCAGGAAATCCATGGAGAGGGTCTCTGGACAGGACCTTTCGCAGTTCTTCGACCTTTACGTGTATTCCGCAGGCCATCCAGAGCTCACGGTCTCTATTCAGTACAATGAAACCCCTGTAGTGGTGCTGGAACAGGGAGAACCTAGTTATCCCCTGGAACTTGAGCTTAAGATAGTGAGTAATTCTACGGCGGAGATTAGGAAAGTGAAGATGACATCTGCAAGGGTAGAGATACCCCTGCCCAGTCTGAGGTATGTCTGCGTTGACCCAGAGTTCAAGGTATTTGCCGTGGTCAATGATAATCAACCGGAGGAAATGCTCGTCTCTGAGACCGAGGACCCCAGCATCATGTGCAGAATTAGATCTGCAAAGGGATTATCCAAGTACACGGACGAGAAAGCCATAAAGGCCTTGGGAAGGCTCTTGGATGACAGCTTCTGGGGAGTTGCGTATGAGGCTGCTGTAAGCCTTGGGAAAATCAAGACGCAGGAAGCGTTAAATGAACTATCCTCTCATAGACTCTCAAACCCAAAGGCCAGAAGAGGTATAGCTAAGGCCTTATCCGAGTTTAAGTACGACGAGAGGGCAGCGGAGCTTGCCATCTCCATGCTCAGGACAGAGGAAAACTACTACGTAAAGGCTGAGCTAATAAGGAGTCTCGGCAAGATAGGTATTCAGAAATACCAGGAGGAAGTGAAGAGATATTATGCAGAGGACAGCCATCTAGACGTGGTAAGGTCCGCAGTCCTAGAGGCATTGGCCCAGTTTGGATCTCAGGAGAACTACGACTTCATCCTGGAGAAGGCGTTCAAGGGGGAGAGCTTCCCAGTTAGGGAGAGTGCCACAAGGTGGTTGGGGAAGTTTGGGGACAGGGCTGTAGATCCCCTCTCAGTCCTTGTGAGGGATAGGTTACCTAGGGTAAGGTCGTCAGCTGTTGAGGCACTGGTCGAGACTTCCAGCCTGAAGGCACTACCCATACTTCAGTCAGTGATAAGGAACGAGGACGAAGATGGAAGAATAAGAGCTCTGGCGCTCAGGAAAACCTACTCCTTGGGGAAGATCCAAGCGAAATAG
- a CDS encoding PIN domain-containing protein has protein sequence MISLLQGELEDLYCRIRNEEIDLVTNVVNLTEVYYVLCRRLGAQRAEEIVNSIVKSGYFSVVGVSKKIYREVSLCRCKHAISLSDCFSIATAKARGIKALFRREKELEGIRKESVEFVD, from the coding sequence TTGATCTCCTTACTGCAAGGGGAACTTGAGGATCTGTACTGTAGGATAAGGAATGAAGAGATCGATCTAGTGACCAATGTGGTCAACCTTACAGAGGTATATTACGTTCTCTGCAGAAGACTAGGTGCTCAGAGGGCAGAGGAAATTGTTAATAGTATCGTAAAGTCCGGCTACTTCAGCGTCGTTGGCGTCTCCAAGAAGATATATAGGGAGGTATCTCTGTGTAGGTGTAAGCATGCAATTTCCCTCTCTGATTGTTTCTCTATTGCCACCGCGAAGGCCCGTGGAATAAAGGCCCTGTTTAGAAGAGAGAAGGAACTTGAAGGTATTCGGAAGGAGTCTGTGGAGTTCGTTGATTAA
- a CDS encoding sodium:calcium antiporter, translating to MLVTEIASIPLFLLGVELIYRGAKFSSPYVIALISILPELIITLEASFRSNYYVALSTVLGSVISLYVIGVAFFGVVHFIRWKSDFNVGIQREYLFIVVASLFIGLMGLTGRIDVWWGVVLFGLFLAYSVMKVNRRVVRDSKAIPALLVGSVIVWISSSWLLQDIFSLSAMFHVPPYYVAILIVPVMSNLQEISTALRSRKENVMRDLLLGVINENLMASSLLLAIIGFASGVSGIALDSLTPLIEVSFLAGILAYFLIKNGQIKLYDSILMMLGVLVFIGMFRL from the coding sequence GTGTTAGTCACTGAGATAGCCTCCATACCTCTTTTCCTACTGGGCGTGGAGCTCATCTACAGGGGGGCAAAGTTCTCTAGTCCTTACGTGATCGCCCTAATTTCAATTTTACCAGAGTTGATAATAACCTTGGAAGCGTCGTTCAGGTCAAACTATTACGTGGCGCTCTCAACTGTACTGGGGAGCGTTATCTCCCTCTACGTAATTGGGGTTGCGTTCTTTGGAGTGGTCCATTTCATTAGATGGAAGAGCGACTTCAACGTAGGAATTCAGAGGGAATACCTCTTCATAGTTGTCGCCTCCCTCTTCATAGGTCTCATGGGTCTCACGGGTAGAATAGATGTTTGGTGGGGAGTTGTCCTATTTGGTTTATTCCTGGCATATAGCGTAATGAAAGTGAACAGGAGGGTAGTTAGGGATTCTAAGGCAATTCCAGCCCTACTTGTCGGTAGTGTTATAGTCTGGATATCCTCATCCTGGCTTCTTCAAGACATCTTCTCGTTATCAGCAATGTTTCACGTGCCTCCGTATTATGTTGCCATACTCATAGTTCCCGTTATGTCCAACCTACAGGAAATCTCAACTGCCCTCAGATCAAGGAAGGAGAACGTGATGAGGGACCTGCTCCTTGGAGTGATAAATGAGAATCTTATGGCTTCCAGCTTGCTCCTTGCCATAATAGGGTTTGCGTCAGGGGTAAGCGGGATAGCCCTAGACTCTTTAACACCTCTTATTGAGGTCTCTTTCTTAGCGGGGATCCTAGCATATTTCCTAATAAAGAATGGCCAAATCAAGCTCTACGATTCAATACTAATGATGTTAGGCGTGTTGGTATTCATTGGGATGTTCAGACTGTGA
- a CDS encoding 4Fe-4S dicluster domain-containing protein: METLKLSDRELRLGFTFDHDKCIVCGACVDACNRAYGGNWRVLPVFELEGGKTALSMSCNHCDNPVCMKSCPAVAISKNEMGIVTIDSNKCIGCGYCQWACPYEALHFSKDGTMGKCHLCVDRLGKGMPYCVESCPTGALTFGWLDRPDGEVNYLAPASITRPRLKIVNPKEIKASPLKEKREENATGLIAFTLGSEIALVYSLLRLPYFALIAFVLLAGTLLLSVGHAKVNVRSMRVILNLSTSWLSREVLFGGLSALAFLLSMFIGNAYYVALPLLVLSVISSIMIYMLKSRPSWYHPDTPMSFLGAGFTVVSPLAYVFIHSPALLVLGAVFAVGEIITARSKAKMGFKDRRILNLPYLVLEIATFFVPLAGVVTAVVSILSEIIHRREFFQKVVYYGVPTV; this comes from the coding sequence ATGGAAACCCTTAAGCTGAGTGACAGGGAACTCAGGCTCGGCTTCACATTCGATCACGACAAGTGCATAGTCTGCGGAGCCTGCGTCGATGCCTGCAACAGGGCTTACGGTGGGAACTGGAGGGTACTCCCAGTCTTCGAGCTAGAAGGGGGCAAGACTGCCCTCTCCATGTCGTGCAATCATTGTGATAACCCCGTCTGCATGAAGTCCTGTCCTGCCGTGGCTATCTCCAAGAATGAAATGGGGATTGTCACCATAGACTCCAACAAGTGTATAGGTTGCGGTTACTGTCAATGGGCCTGTCCCTATGAGGCGCTGCATTTCTCGAAGGATGGGACCATGGGTAAGTGTCACCTCTGCGTTGACAGGCTTGGAAAGGGAATGCCCTATTGCGTGGAGAGTTGTCCCACGGGGGCACTGACCTTTGGCTGGCTGGACAGGCCAGATGGCGAGGTTAACTACCTTGCGCCGGCGTCTATAACTAGACCGAGGTTAAAGATTGTTAATCCCAAGGAGATAAAGGCGTCTCCCCTGAAGGAAAAGAGAGAGGAGAATGCAACAGGTCTGATTGCCTTCACCCTTGGGAGCGAGATAGCTCTGGTCTATTCCCTGTTGAGATTGCCATATTTTGCACTGATTGCCTTCGTGCTCCTCGCTGGCACCCTCCTTCTATCAGTGGGTCACGCCAAGGTCAATGTCAGGTCCATGAGGGTAATTCTCAATTTGTCCACCTCCTGGCTCAGCAGGGAGGTCCTCTTCGGTGGGCTCTCGGCGCTAGCCTTTCTCCTTTCAATGTTCATAGGGAACGCGTATTATGTGGCCCTACCCCTTCTAGTTCTCAGCGTGATCTCCTCGATAATGATTTACATGTTAAAGTCTAGGCCATCCTGGTATCATCCTGACACTCCAATGTCATTCCTTGGGGCAGGGTTCACGGTGGTGTCCCCTCTGGCCTACGTCTTCATTCATAGTCCAGCGCTACTCGTGTTGGGGGCAGTGTTTGCGGTAGGCGAGATAATCACCGCCAGATCTAAGGCGAAGATGGGTTTCAAGGACAGGAGGATTCTCAATTTGCCGTACTTGGTACTCGAGATTGCGACTTTCTTCGTTCCCCTAGCAGGTGTTGTAACAGCAGTCGTGTCCATATTATCAGAGATAATACATAGACGGGAATTCTTTCAAAAGGTAGTATACTACGGCGTTCCAACAGTTTAA